A window of the Lactuca sativa cultivar Salinas chromosome 7, Lsat_Salinas_v11, whole genome shotgun sequence genome harbors these coding sequences:
- the LOC111894007 gene encoding uncharacterized protein LOC111894007, with the protein MDPHSFIARAEAQRWLGIAEKLLMGHDLVGSKTFAIRARDSDPRLEAAEQILAIADTLLAAEKRVVGNNGAQQPDYYAILQLVRFVQDTDHIASQFRRLAVTLNPHQNRFPYSDQAFQLVNDAWAVLSNPMRKSMYDSELDFPPQQQMNTIGFNLEQQHHHQQQHHHQQQQQSHQQHNFFSINHMGSSHEQDLPEPQQTFQTRVQQSHQQQQLQQHNFLSQPSPVRQEQLFQHREQEHLFQPQAQPFQVSSPPHQQARQQPQPPPPQVQPFQVTSPPHQQSRQQLQPPKREQEQLFHHREQEQLFQSQAQPFQVASPPRQQTRQPSQPPPPQVQPFQVASPPRQQTRQPSQPPPSQVQPFQVASPPRQQTRQPSQPPPPQVQPFQVTSPPHQQTRQPQQPPQPQVQPFQITSPPHHQTRQPQQPQPPQPQVQPFQVTSPHQHQQIRQPSQPPQPQPQPQPRMQSPSPPPPAAAPQPPFSWTQAPPQQQQPPPSQPQPQPQPPLPQSRPQPIPQPQPQPIHQPKPQPQPPPPQSLPQSQSPPPPVQSRPQSQPPPPQPRPQPPPEPQMQQQQQHLQPQPQQQPQQKQEQLQPPPQPPPPPPPQQQEQESQVHNSAPMELPSQVNSDNGVMEEEIETEAEEEPDETVDNSPTFWTSCPFCYYMYEYPKVYAECTLRCDHCQRAFQAVRIPHPPPITEGQEAYFCCWGYFPLGVSMSHLDKNNTQSNKKSWTPFSPMYNPSTNIQNQKQNHLNGKAAPKENTFVNKSSGPRIQLDAIDDITDDVFMEVSKQSSDSDSDSGSGSGSDSDSNARKKMKKDPELEFENRVQDVGISAREAKNEILKNLGNGMGVEESGNPRRESGRVGKELGKLDLNVEFNNNEGHGHGQGEDNNVEGNGFFEGLDEFLSSLPILSVVNEEKVKAA; encoded by the coding sequence ATGGACCCCCATAGCTTCATAGCACGGGCGGAAGCGCAACGATGGCTCGGCATCGCCGAGAAGCTGCTCATGGGCCATGACCTCGTCGGCTCCAAGACATTTGCGATCCGAGCACGAGATTCCGATCCCAGACTCGAAGCTGCTGAACAGATCCTAGCAATTGCCGACACGCTTCTCGCCGCCGAAAAACGAGTCGTCGGAAACAACGGCGCTCAGCAGCCGGATTACTACGCGATTCTGCAGCTCGTCAGGTTCGTTCAGGATACAGACCACATCGCCTCGCAGTTCCGGCGGCTTGCCGTTACACTAAATCCTCACCAAAACAGGTTTCCTTACTCCGATCAAGCGTTTCAGCTTGTGAATGATGCTTGGGCTGTGTTATCGAACCCTATGCGGAAATCTATGTATGATTCGGAGCTTGATTTTCCGCCGCAACAACAGATGAACACTATAGGGTTTAACCTCGAACAACAGCACCACCACCAGCAACAACATCACCACCAGCAACAGCAGCAGAGTCATCAGCAGCATAATTTTTTTTCGATTAATCACATGGGGTCGAGTCATGAGCAGGATTTGCCTGAGCCACAACAGACATTTCAAACTAGGGTTCAACAGAGTCATCAACAGCAGCAATTGCAGCAGCATAATTTTCTGTCACAACCGAGTCCGGTAAGGCAAGAGCAACTATTTCAGCATCGTGAACAGGAACATCTGTTTCAGCCTCAAGCACAACCTTTTCAAGTTTCATCTCCACCGCATCAGCAAGCTAGACAACAACCACAACCTCCTCCGCCACAGGTACAGCCTTTTCAAGTTACATCTCCACCACATCAGCAAAGTAGACAGCAACTACAACCTCCTAAGCGTGAGCAGGAGCAACTGTTTCACCACCGGGAGCAGGAACAACTGTTTCAATCTCAAGCACAACCTTTTCAAGTTGCATCTCCACCCCGGCAGCAAACTCGACAACCATCACAACCTCCTCCGCCACAGGTACAACCTTTTCAAGTTGCATCTCCGCCCCGGCAGCAAACTCGACAACCATCACAACCTCCTCCGTCACAGGTACAACCTTTTCAAGTTGCATCTCCACCCCGGCAGCAAACTCGACAGCCATCACAACCTCCTCCACCACAGGTACAACCTTTTCAAGTCACATCTCCGCCACACCAGCAAACTCGACAACCACAACAACCTCCTCAACCGCAGGTACAACCTTTTCAAATTACTTCTCCACCACATCACCAAACTAGACAACCACAACAGCCTCAGCCTCCTCAGCCACAGGTACAACCTTTTCAAGTTACATCACCTCATCAGCATCAGCAAATCCGACAACCATCACAACCTCCTCAGCCACAGCCACAGCCACAGCCACGTATGCAATCACCAAGTCCCCCTCCGCCTGCAGCAGCACCACAACCCCCTTTTTCTTGGACACAAGCACCACCACAGCAACAGCAGCCTCCCCCTTCACAGCCACAGCCACAACCTCAGCCTCCCCTTCCTCAATCACGGCCTCAACCTATACCTCAGCCTCAGCCTCAACCTATACATCAGCCTAAGCCTCAGCCACAGCCGCCACCTCCCCAATCCCTTCCCCAGTCCCAATCACCGCCTCCACCAGTCCAATCCCGTCCCCAATCACAACCACCACCTCCCCAACCCCGGCCTCAGCCACCTCCAGAGCCACAAATGCAACAACAGCAACAGCATTTGCAGCCTCAACCACAGCAACAACCCCAGCAGAAGCAAGAACAGCTCCAACCCCCACCCcaacccccacccccacccccaccccaacAACAAGAGCAAGAGTCTCAAGTACATAATTCTGCTCCTATGGAGCTTCCTTCTCAAGTCAACAGTGACAATGGTGTAATGGAAGAAGAAATAGAAACAGAAGCTGAAGAAGAACCTGATGAAACTGTAGACAATTCCCCCACCTTTTGGACTTCATGTCCTTTCTGTTACTACATGTATGAATACCCAAAAGTTTATGCCGAATGTACCCTCCGTTGTGACCACTGTCAAAGGGCATTTCAAGCTGTACGTATCCCCCACCCACCACCCATAACAGAAGGCCAAGAAGCATATTTCTGTTGTTGGGGTTACTTCCCATTAGGTGTTTCCATGTCACATCTAGATAAAAACAACACCCAAAGTAACAAAAAATCTTGGACACCCTTTTCACCTATGTATAATCCCTCAACTAATATCCAAAACCAAAAACAGAACCATTTAAATGGTAAAGCGGCCCCGAAGGAGAATACTTTTGTTAACAAAAGTTCGGGGCCGCGTATCCAACTTGATGCTATTGATGATATTACAGATGATGTGTTCATGGAAGTCTCTAAACAAAGTTCTgattccgattccgattccggttctggttctggttctgattctgattccaatgccaggaaaaagatgaagaaagaTCCGGAATTGGAATTCGAAAACAGGGTGCAAGATGTTGGTATTAGTGCACGGGAAGCTAAAAATGAAATCTTGAAGAATCTTGGAAATGGGATGGGAGTTGAAGAGAGTGGGAATCCAAGAAGGGAATCGGGTAGGGTTGGAAAGGAATTGGGGAAGTTGGATTTGAATGTGGAATTCAACAATAATGAAGGGCATGGACATGGGCAAGGAGAGGATAATAATGTTGAAGGGAATGGATTCTTTGAAGGACTTGATGAGTTTTTAAGCAGTTTGCCAATACTTTCTGTTGTGAATGAAGAAAAGGTTAAAGCTGCTTAG